One Brassica napus cultivar Da-Ae chromosome C2, Da-Ae, whole genome shotgun sequence DNA window includes the following coding sequences:
- the LOC106427329 gene encoding replication factor C subunit 1 yields MSDIRKWFMKAHEKGNGNAPKPTSSKAGAVVVDAKETAPIKSEQASEDLETAARKKTSKYFAKDKAKAKEEKGVEELPAKRKLKTDSDDLGKPRPRKAIKVDDDDDDDFEVPSAKKTRDSTPSKKLKTGSGRGVATKAVDNDEADDGEDAQEKDTPVKSGGRGRGGRAASGASTGGRGGGGGGRGRGGFMNFGERKDPPHKGEKEVPEGSPDCLAGSTFVISGTLDSLEREEAEDLIKRHGGRVTGSVSKKTTYLLCDEDIGGKKSEKAKELGTKFLTEDGLFDMIRSSKPVKKSLPEKTNKSTEKVSALPKISPQKEETRGKPLAKSSPNKVPPPSSPAKGKKKIIQSSLPWTEKYRPKVTNEIVGNQSSVTQLHNWLSHWHEQFGGSGSKGKGKKLTDAGAKKAVLLSGTPGIGKTTSAKLVTQMLGFQAVEVNASDSRGKANSNIAKGIGGSNANTVKELVNNEAIASNIDKSKHPKTVLIMDEVDGMSAGDRGGVADLIASIKISKIPIICICNDRYSQKLKSLVNYCLPLNYRKPTKQQMAKRLAHVAKAEGLEVNDIALEELAERVNGDIRLALNQLQYMSLSMSVIKYDDIRQRLLSSAKDEDISPFTAVDKLFGYNGGKLRMDERIDLSMSDFDLVPLIVQENYVNYRPSSAGKDEAKRMDLLARAAESIADGDIINVQIRRHRQWQLSLSSCVASSILPASLMHGSRDVLEQGERNFNRFGGWLGKNSTAGKNTRLLEDLHVHVLASRESSSGRETLRVDYLPLLLNRLTSPLQTLPKDEAVSEVVEFMNSYSISQEDYDTIMELAKFKGRANPLEGVAPAVKTALTKKYKETSKTRMVRAADMVQLPGLKKAPKKRIAAMLEPNVESLGGEDGVPLAENEEENESDAEDSEEATNGEKLESNLKSLNARGIQVEVDLKGAGSSGGTRKAAGRGRGRGKAADASAAEKKATGRGAGAKRKR; encoded by the exons ATG TCGGATATTAGGAAGTGGTTTATGAAAGCCCACGAGAAGGGCAATGGGAATGCTCCAAAACCGACGTCTTCAAAGGCTGGTGCTGTTGTGGTGGATGCTAAGGAGACTGCACCGATAAAATCAGAGCAG GCTAGTGAAGACCTGGAAACTGCTGCTCGGAAAAAAACTAGCAAGTATTTTGCTAAAGATAAAGCTAAAGCTAAAGAGGAGAAAGGGGTGGAAGAGCTTCCTGCCAAGAGGAAACTTAAGACTGATTCCGATGATTTAGGCAAGCCTCGCCCAAGAAAGGCTATCAAGGttgatgatgacgatgatgatgattttgaGGTGCCTAGTGCGAAGAAGACTCGTGATAGCACTCCCAGCAAAAAACTAAAGACTGGGTCAGGTAGAGGTGTCGCAACTAAAGCTGTTGATAATGACGAGGCTGATGATGGCGAAGACGCCCAAGAAAAGGATACTCCTGTTAAATCAGGCGGAAGAGGCCGTGGCGGTAGAGCTGCATCAGGGGCCTCAACTGGTGGAAGaggaggtggaggtggaggtAGAGGGAGAGGTGGGTTTATGAATTTTGGTGAAAGGAAAGACCCGCCTCATAAAGGAGAAAAG GAAGTTCCTGAAGGCAGCCCTGATTGCTTAGCTGGATCGACATTTGTTATTAGTGGAACACTTGACAG TTTAGAAAGAGAAGAGGCAGAAGATCTGATAAAGCGTCATGGTGGTCGTGTCACAGGCTCTGTTAGCAAGAAAACG ACTTACCTTTTGTGTGATGAAGACATCGGTGGAAAGAAATCTGAAAAAGCTAAAGAGCTGGG CACTAAGTTCCTTACAGAAGATGGCCTATTTGACATGATCCGTTCCTCTAAACCCGTAAAAAAGTCTCTacctgaaaaaacaaacaaaagcacCGAGAAAGTCAGTGCACTGCCGAAGATAAGTCCTCAGAAAGAAGAGACGAGAG GCAAACCTTTAGCAAAAAGTTCGCCCAACAAGGTCCCCCCACCATCTTCCCCGGCAAAggggaaaaagaaaattatccaGTCTTCCTTGCCATGGACGGAAAAGTACAGACCGAAGGTCACAAATGAGATTGTTGGGAATCAGTCATCG GTTACTCAGCTTCACAACTGGCTGTCCCATTGGCATGAGCAATTTGGGGGTAGTGGAAGTAAAGGAAAGGGGAAGAAATTAACTGATGCTGGTGCCAAGAAGGCTGTACTTTTGAGCGGAACACCTGGTATTGGAAAAACAACATCAGCAAAGTTGGTTACTCAGATGCTTGGTTTCCAGGCAGTTGAG GTTAATGCTAGTGACAGTCGAGGAAAGGCGAACTCGAATATTGCCAAAGGAATTGGTGGTAGCAACGCAAATACTGTAAAAGAACTTGTCAATAACGAAGCCATAGCTTCTAACATTGATAA GTCAAAGCACCCGAAGACTGTTCTAATCATGGATGAAGTAGATGGAATGTCTGCAGGCGACAGAGGAGGCGTTGCCGATCTCATTGCTAgcattaaaatatcaaaaattccTATCATTTGCATTTGTAATGACCGATACAGTCAGAAATTGAAGAGTTTAGTAAACTACTGTCTGCCCCTCAATTACCGGAAGCCCACGAAGCAGCAG ATGGCGAAAAGGCTGGCACATGTTGCTAAGGCAGAAGGCCTTGAAGTTAATGAT ATTGCCCTGGAGGAACTCGCTGAGAGAGTGAATGGTGACATACGGTTGGCCCTGAATCAGCTCCAATATATGAGCCTGTCCATGTCAGTCATCAAGTACGATGATATCAGGCAGCGCCTGCTAAGCAGTGCGAAGGATGAAGATATTTCACCTTTCACAGCTGTTGACAA GTTGTTTGGTTATAATGGTGGGAAGCTGAGAATGGATGAACGGATTGACCTAAGCATGAGTGATTTTGATTTGGTTCCCCTTATTGTACAG GAAAACTATGTCAATTATAGGCCAAGTTCAGCCGGCAAAGATGAGGCAAAACGAATGGACTTACTTGCCCGTGCTGCTGAATCTATTGCGGATGGAGATATTATCAACGTGCAGATTCGGAGACATAGGCAATGGCAACTCTCTCTATCTTCCTGTGTCGCATCTTCTATTCTCCC AGCTTCGTTGATGCATGGATCAAGGGACGTGCTAGAGCAG GGAGAACGTAATTTCAATAGATTTGGTGGGTGGCTTGGCAAGAATTCTACGGCGGGAAAAAATACGAGGTTGCTGGAAGATCTGCATGTTCATGTCCTTGCTTCCCGTGAATCCAGCTCTGGAAG GGAGACTCTTCGCGTTGATTATCTACCCCTTCTCTTGAACCGCTTGACGAGTCCGCTCCAGACACTGCCTAAG GATGAAGCTGTTTCAGAAGTTGTTGAATTCATGAACTCCTACTCTATAAGCCAGGAGGACTATGATACTATTATGGAGTTGGCGAAATTTAAG GGACGTGCAAATCCATTAGAGGGTGTCGCACCTGCAGTGAAAACAGCCTTGACTAAAAAATACAAGGAGACGAGTAAAACCAGAATGGTACGTGCTGCTGACATGGTGCAGCTTCCGGGGTTGAAAAAAGCGCCGAAGAAGCGAATCGCTGCAATGCTTGAACCAAATGTTGAAAGTTTGGGGGGTGAAGATGGCGTGCCGTTAgcagagaatgaagaagaaaacgaatcaGACGCTGAAGACTCAG AAGAGGCAACTAATGGAGAAAAGCTGGAGTCAAATCTAAAAAGTTTGAATGCTAGAG GGATCCAAGTTGAAGTGGATTTGAAAGGAGCTGGAAGCTCAGGAGGTACAAGGAAGGCAGCTGGTAGAGGCAGGGGCAGAGGCAAAGCAGCAGATGCTTCTGCGGCTGAGAAGAAGGCTACAGGACGAGGCGCCGGTGCcaagagaaagagatga
- the LOC106384821 gene encoding chaperone protein dnaJ 3: MFRRGPSSKSDNTKFYEILGVPKTASPEDLKKAYKKAAIKNHPDKGGDPEKFKELAQAYEVLSDPEKREIYDQYGEDALKEGMGGGGGGHDPFDIFSSFFGGGGGHPFGGGSSRGRRQRRGEDVVHPLKVSLEDLYLGTTKKLSLSRKALCSKCNGKGSKSGASMTCGGCQGSGMKVSIRQIGPGMIQQMQHPCHDCKGTGETINDRDRCPQCKGEKVVSEKKVLEVAVEKGMQHSQKITFRGQADEAPDTVTGDIVFVIQQKEHSTFKRKGDDLFVEHTLSLTEALCGFQFVLTHLDTRQLLIKSNPGEVVKPDSYRAISDEGMPIHQRPFMKGKLYIHFTVEFPDSLSLDQTKAIEAVLPRPANATLSDMEIDECEETTLHDVNIEDEMRRKAQAQREAYDDDDDDEEGPGGAQRVQCAQQ; encoded by the exons ATGTTCAGAAGAGGACCTTCGAGCAAGAGCGACAACACCAAGTTCTACGAGATCCTCGGCGTCCCCAAGACCGCCTCACCTGAAGATCTCAAAAAGGCTTACAAGAAAGCCGCCATCAAAAACCATCCCGACAAGGGTGGAGATCCAGAAAAG TTCAAGGAGCTAGCTCAGGCTTATGAGGTTCTCAGCGATCCGGAGAAGCGTGAGATCTATGATCAGTACGGTGAGGATGCGCTCAAGGAAGGAATGGGTGGTGGAGGCGGTGGTCATGACCCCTTTGACATCTTCTCCTCCTTCTTTGGTGGTGGCGGTGGACACCCTTTCGGAG GTGGCAGCAGCCGTGGAAGGAGGCAGAGGCGTGGTGAAGATGTTGTTCACCCTCTGAAGGTTTCTCTAGAGGATCTTTATCTcggaacaacgaagaagctcTCGCTTTCAAGGAAGGCTTTGTGCTCCAAGTGTAACGG AAAGGGTTCGAAGTCTGGAGCTTCGATGACTTGCGGTGGATGCCAGGGATCTGGAATGAAGGTCTCCATCAGGCAGATCGGGCCTGGGATGATTCAGCAGATGCAGCATCCTTGTCATGACTGCAAGGGCACTGGAGAGACTATCAACGATAGGGATAGGTGCCCACAGTGCAAAGGAGAGAAGGTTGTCTCGGAGAAGAAGGTGCTTGAAGTAGCTGTGGAGAAGGGGATGCAACACAGCCAGAAGATTACATTCAGGGGACAAGCAGATGAAGCG CCTGATACAGTCACTGGAGATATAGTGTTCGTCATCCAGCAGAAGGAGCACTCAACCTTCAAGAGAAAGGGAGATGATCTCTTCGTGGAGCACACCCTCTCTCTAACAGAAGCCCTCTGTGGGTTCCAGTTCGTCTTGACACACTTGGACACAAGGCAGCTTCTCATCAAATCGAATCCCGGGGAGGTTGTGAAGCCAG ATTCGTACAGGGCGATAAGTGACGAGGGAATGCCGATTCACCAAAGGCCCTTCATGAAGGGCAAGCTGTACATCCACTTCACTGTAGAGTTCCCGGACAGTCTGAGCCTGGACCAGACAAAGGCCATTGAAGCGGTCTTGCCAAGGCCTGCAAATGCGACTCTGAGTGACATGGAGATAGACGAGTGCGAGGAGACGACGCTGCACGATGTGAACATTGAGGATGAGATGAGGAGGAAGGCTCAAGCTCAAAGAGAGGCTTATGATGATGACGACGATGATGAGGAAGGCCCAGGCGGTGCTCAGCGTGTGCAATGCGCCCAGCAGTGA
- the LOC106384784 gene encoding J domain-containing protein spf31-like, which translates to MGDVKVDDDAILKSFLAEVGEVERDNEVVRILSCFKLNPFEHLNLSFDSSTDDVKRQYRKISLMVHPDKCKHPQAQEAFGALAKAQQLLLNDQERDYILTQVQAAKEELKMKRKKQLKKDTASKIKSLVDEGKHEQIYEQSEEFQKELKLKVREILTDQEWRRRKMAMRISEEEGRLKKDEEEQKEIRKKKREHEEQWEGTRENRVSSWRDFMKAGKKAKKGETRPPKLKTEDPNKSYVQRPVKKG; encoded by the exons ATGGGAGATGTTAAAGTAGACGACGATGCGATTCTAAAATCCTTCCTAGCCGAGGTTGGTGAGGTTGAGAGGGACAACGAAGTCGTCAG GATTCTCTCATGTTTCAAGCTGAACCCGTTTGAGCACCTTAACTTATCTTTCGACTCTTCCACGGATGATGTTAAAAGGCAGTACAGAAAG ATATCTTTGATGGTTCACCCTGACAAATGCAAGCATCCGCAAGCACAGGAGGCTTTTGGAG CGTTGGCAAAAGCGCAACAGCTACTGCTGAACGACCAAGAAAGAGATTATATTCTCACCCAAGTCCAGGCTGCCAAAG AAGAGCTTaagatgaagagaaaaaaacagtTGAAGAAAGATACCGCCTCTAAAATAAAGTCCTTGGTTGATGAG GGAAAGCATGAGCAAATATATGAGCAATCTGAAGAGTTTCAGAAGGAGCTGAAGTTAAAGGTCCGAGAGATATTAACAGACCAGGAGTGGCGTAGGAGAAAAATGGCCATGAGG ATATCAGAAGAAGAGGGAAGACTgaagaaggatgaagaagagcaAAAGGAGATACGGAAGAAAAAACGTGAGCATGAAGAACAGTGGGAAGGAACTAGAGAAAACAGG GTATCAAGCTGGAGAGACTTCATGAAAGCAGGAAAGAAG GCCAAAAAGGGAGAGACGCGCCCCCCAAAACTGAAGACAGAGGATCCAAACAAATCATACGTCCAAAGGCCGGTCAAGAAAGGCTGA
- the LOC106384780 gene encoding LOW QUALITY PROTEIN: protein FAF-like, chloroplastic (The sequence of the model RefSeq protein was modified relative to this genomic sequence to represent the inferred CDS: inserted 2 bases in 1 codon): MACGLSKSLGFSSSLKKQQEGIVTILGGISSNTSSAPSLRRTFXPMKKLHASSVADEEEGSRSGFDIWAQIQEVKNQTKEEIEPDQTDVWSSILSDKKKAESSNDAVPPPYVHPLVKRASSLSEKSLEICTESLGSETGCEGFASYADAEIEKVEADLVLNVTVTMEEEEAITVPNLTPCMELPRGSFPPPIRSLSSQSGSALHMKTRRDNGRLVLEAVSMPSHNNFSAKRQDGRLLLTFAGISDEPDCEIDIVSDEEDETDELQWSDEEEEEEEEEVVQDEFAYKPSELMYKLAPKPIGPITVHRLAHKPIGVPKTNSRWDELETKTDLSTPVVHSLPPRPRVAQLARSMKPPSTVDDTVGAACFNTCDYSWKLNNTETLGRNTKTQNYINKSIGVGNDGWINGCKERRRSLLSVEPFCIATS, encoded by the exons ATGGCTTGTGGCTTAAGCAAGAGCCTTGGCTTCTCTTCCTCGTTGAAGAAGCAGCAAGAAGGCATAGTGACCATCCTTGGTggcatttcgtcgaacactTCATCTGCACCTTCGCTCAGGCGGACTTT TCCTATGAAGAAGCTCCATGCCTCCTCCGTCGCTGACGAAGAGGAAGGATCAAGATCTGGGTTCGACATTTGGGCTCAGATTCAAGAAGTCAAGAATCAGACCAAGGAGGAGATCGAGCCGGACCAAACCGATGTATGGAGCTCGATCTTATCCGACAAGAAGAAGGCGGAGTCGAGTAACGACGCGGTTCCTCCGCCGTACGTTCATCCTCTGGTGAAACGCGCCAGCTCCTTGAGCGAGAAAAGCCTCGAGATTTGCACTGAGAGTCTCGGATCCGAGACGGGTTGCGAAGGATTCGCTTCGTATGCAGATGCTGAGATCGAAAAAGTGGAGGCGGATCTCGTTCTCAACGTTACAGTAAccatggaggaagaagaagcaatcacgGTTCCAAATCTCACACCATGCATGGAGCTGCCACGAGGTTCGTTTCCTCCTCCGATTCGTTCTCTCTCGAGCCAATCTGGTTCAGCTCTGCACATGAAAACTCGCCGCGACAATGGCCGATTGGTTCTGGAGGCTGTCTCGATGCCGTCGCACAACAACTTCTCCGCCAAGCGCCAAGACGGGCGGCTCCTCCTAACTTTTGCGGGAATCAGCGACGAACCCGATTGTGAAATTGACATCGTTAGCGACGAAGAAGACGAAACTGATGAGCTTCAGTGGtccgacgaagaagaagaagaagaagaggaggaagtggTACAAGACGAGTTTGCGTACAAGCCCAGTGAGCTTATGTATAAGCTGGCACCAAAGCCCATTGGGCCTATTACTGTCCATAGGTTGGCCCATAAGCCTATTGGTGTACCAAAAACAAACTCGAGATGGGATGAGTTAGAAACGAAAACGGATCTGTCGACGCCGGTAGTCCACTCTCTGCCACCAAGACCAAGGGTGGCTCAGCTCGCTCGGTCAATGAAGCCACCGTCTACGGTGGACGACACCGTAGGAGCCGCTTGCTTCAACACATGTGACTACTCTTGGAAGCTCAATAACACTGAAACTTTGGGCCGCAACACAAAAACCCAAAACTATATCAACAAATCAATCGGTGTAGGAAATGACGGTTGGATAAATGGTTGCAAGGAACGAAGGAGGTCTTTGCTGTCCGTCGAGCCTTTCTGCATTGCAACTTCATAA